ATTCCGTGTGTTCGAAAGGTTGCCGAGTTGCAGATTGCATGAAAAGACGAGACTTGATTCGTGAGTTAAAAAAGATAGGGTGTGTCCTTATTCGTCATGGTGCGAAGCATGATTGGTATCAGAATCCGAACACTCGCGTTTCTCAGCCGGTACCGCGCCACAGAGAAATTAA
The genomic region above belongs to Candidatus Poribacteria bacterium and contains:
- a CDS encoding type II toxin-antitoxin system HicA family toxin, coding for MKRRDLIRELKKIGCVLIRHGAKHDWYQNPNTRVSQPVPRHREIKDVLAKHILKMLRD